tgaatgattaACAGGACAGGGAAATTGTCctattcacgcacttatcaagagaacatccctgctcatCCCTACTGCAAAAAGCAGAACAATGATGGAGGTTGGTTTCACCTAGACCTGTCAATTGCACTACACAGTCACATCACAGACCACGTTAATTAATATCCTCGTTTTAAAGCTGTTTGTCACCGAAGGAGACTAGACTCATTATTCCTTAAAGCACCTCACAGAAAAGGTACACATTTGTCCATATAAGTTCATACATTCATAAGGCAACAACAAAATTACATGTCTGTTTGTGTCAGGTGTCCAAAAGTGGAGGGGGGGGTAGTAGGTTGGATTGGATAACAGTAGTGTTCTACTGACACAGTACACTAGTAAACACATTCCCTCATATGTTCTGTAGTGACTGACATTGTGTCGTTAGTTACTGCATTATTCTGCATCAGCAGAAAATCATCCAGCATCCGGACCCCTGACAGGCATCATTGAGTCATCTGCTCACAAAAACAGGAGGCTGCACCCAATCAGACGGTGCCCCAACTCTTGGCATATTTTGACTATTGATGGAAAAGGTTGATGAGGTGGCGCGGTTATGACAGTTATTACTCAGTGAATAGTTACTAAACATGCAATTGTCATAAGgtggagaaggggggggggggtaaccaTGCACATTGTAATTTGCACACACAAAATATCACACCCCCTTCTCACCCGTACGACACAACGAATCAGAAAGGAACGAAAAGGGAAATATTTTAGACTTGTATTGAGGATTAACCCAGGATGTGCAGCCTACGGAGTGATTATTTTGAATCAGGTATTATTAAACCATGACAAGTGGTGATAAAAATGAGATGCAGGCCTGTGCTCATTCAGCTCCTCCTTAAACTGACATAATTGTCATACGTCCCCATGCAATGTGCATAGAAATATATCATTCAATCCTCTTGTGAAGGCAATATCACGGCTAGCCTATACTCCTCTGCCAAGCATCCTGCTCTATGCTTTTGTGTGTTTTCTCCATTTAGGTCTCTTTTGAAATGCAACCTCAAAAAAAAGAGGGAGTGCAGATTGAAGCGCAGCATGTGTGTTGCCCCTTGTGAGTCGGGCTACGACTCTGCATTCTGCCTCGCACCATTTTCCCAGAGCTTGTGTCCCACTCCGCTGCTCTCCCCCTGAGCTCCCTGGTGACTCGTAACGACCAATCGCCCCCTCCGCCCCTCCCTGGGGGACGGCAGCAGCTGCACAGAGTCACTGGGGACTTAGAACTTTACAGCTAGGACCCATGAGGCCATTTTCACTCAAACCAACAGCTCTGGGTTGGGGCCATGACTGACAGTGTTATTGTTGCAGTGGTCATTTCAACTCACTTGTGGTTTTGATTTTTGCTATGTTTCAAACATCTCTGACAACAACATTTAAATaatacaaacacatttagcattaTGGACCAGAGTCACAAAATGCACAATTAAGTATCGATTCCATTCTATTATATTGTGTATACTACAAGACCAAAAGAATGTGGATCccccccttcaaattagtggattcaaatatttcagccacacctgttgctgacaggtgtatgaaaaAAGGggacaccgccatgcaatctccatagacaaacattggcagtagaatggcccgtactgaagagctcagtgactttcagtgtggcaccatcataagatgctacctttccaacaagtcagttcgtcacatttctgccctgctagagccctGCTAGAAACATATAGTGTAGAAATTGTCTGTCcccagttgcaacactcactaccgagttccaaactgcctctggaagcaacgtcagcccaagaactgttcgtcgggagcttcatgaaatgggtttccatggccgagcagcctaagatcatcatgcgcaatgccaagcgttggctggagtggtgtaaagcttgcagccattggcctctggagcagtggaaacgtgttctctggagtgatgaatcacgcttcaccatctggctgtccaacggattaatctgggtttggcggatgccaggagaacgctacctgccccaatgtatagtgccaactgtaaaatttgaTGGAAGaggaatggtctggggctgttttcaggctaggcctcttagttccagtgaagggaaatcctaacgctacagcatacaatgacattctagacgattatgtgcttctaactttgtggcaacagtttggggaaggccctttcctgtttcagcatgacaaagaccctgtgcacaaagcgaggtccgtacagaaatggtttgttgagatcagtgtgaaataacttcactggcctgcacagagccctgacttcaaccccatcgaacacctttgggatgaattggaatgccgactgcgagccaggcctaatctcccaacatcagtgcccgacctcgctAATGCCCTTGtgcctgaatggaagcaagtccccgcaggagagtggaggctgttatagcagcaaagggcagaccaactccatattaatgcccatgtttttgaatgagatgtagtgtattatattatactgaagGGTTTAGTTTGCATGTAGTCTGGCTTCGGGTTGTATACGTCAGTGATGTAATACTGAAGTAGTCTAAACATCAACTGAATATTACGTATGGGTCAAATCTATACACTATTGGCTACACTGGAATGCCTGTTGAGTGTGTAGATACGGGCGCGACTCCCTCTTGTGGCGTCGCAGTTATTATGCGACGCCTCACTTAATCCACTTGCTTAGGGAGGAGCGCAGGGCTCAGATGCTGGGGTCCTAGGCAGGCTGCGACTCTGTGGTTTGGTTTGGACTTCTCACTAAAAGAATGCCGCCAGTGGAATAGAATCGGACCATCCGGTGCTATTGAGctacaaaaatatatttactgATACTTCATTTGAGATTTTGTGACATTTTTGCTACCTCAAAGAACTCCAAGAATATCCTAGGCTGGAGCAGTcttcagtttaaaaaaaagaaggaatAGTTGATCCTGCATTTTCAGACAGAGGGAAGGTGCTGTTATTGCGCATCAGTTTTATTTTGTTGTTGGGGAAAAAAATACCCATTTAATAGATGAAACAATCTAGATACCAATGGAGCTTTTCATAAATTGAAGACAATTCACATATGTGAGAAGAATGTTCCATTTCATGTCGTTTTCTTTTAATATCGGAAACAAACAacactgaacaacaaaataaaCATTACGAATACCACTTTGTTTTGCCTTGGGATCCAACTATAAAGTTTTCTTTATGGAGTTTCAAAATGACATATTCTAATTTGATGAACGAAAGCAATGACGGAATATATTTTGAAAAAGCTCTCAACGAATCTTTCCTGGACCAAATCTTATTCACAGACAACAGCACCAACTCCACCAGCTGCAAGAACATCACACTGGACCCCCAGGTCATTGCGGTCGGGGTCTTTCTATCCGTGTTCATCTTGGTGGCTATCGTTGGGAACATTTTGGTTATCCTCTCGGTGCTATGCAATAGACACTTACAGACCGTCACGAACTTCTTTATAGTCAACCTGGCCATAGCGGACTTGCTATTGAGCATTATTGTGCTTCCTTTCTCCGCGTCTTTGGAAGTGCTAGGATGCTGGGTGTTCGGCCGGATCTTCTGCAACGTATGGGCAGCGGTGGATGTTCTCTGCTGCACCGCGTCCATCCTCAGCCTCTGCATCATCTCCATAGACAGGTACATCGGGGTCAAACACTGCCTCAAATACCCCACCATCATGACGGAGAAGAAAGCCGCCGTCATTCTGGTGTTGGTCTGGGTCTCCTCCATGGTCATCTCCATAGGACCGCTGCTGGGATGGAAGGAACCGCCGCCGACCGACGAGAGCGTCTGCAGCATCACCGAAGAACCGGGCTATGCCCTATTCTCCTCGCTCTTTTCCTTCTACCTCCCGCTTATGGTCATCCTAGTGATGTATTTCAGGGTCTACGTGGTGGCCCGGAGGACTACCAAGAGTTTAGAAGCGGGGGTCAAACGGGAAAGAAATAAGTCGATAGAAGTGGTGCTTAGGATACACTGTCGGAGCATGCTGGAGGATACTTCCAAGAGTAAAAACCACCCGTTCCGGAGTTCGCTGTCCGTGCGCTTAATGAAGTTCTCCCGGGAGAAGAAGGCTGCCAAAACCCTGGCGATTGTCGTCGGGATGTTCATCCTGTGTTGGCTACCGTTTTTCTTTGTTTTACCACTGGGTAAGTGTTGGATTGATTATCAACATTTAAATTGCAATGTATTGAGGCTACAGTTGAATTGgttctgtgttttttttaaccGTATGTAAAATATGTGTCCCAGAATCTGCAGATATGTGTGCGCGCTCGCGTGTGTAATCAGTAGGATTCCCTGTAATGATTGACGAGTGTTCACTTCAATGCTGCCTGGATGGAGCCGATCCAACGTGTCCATATTACTCAAATACGATTAAATTACTTTGAAGTTATATCTTGTTCACTGTGCTTATGTTTACATATTTAAGTGCACTATTTAGAACATGAAACATGAAACAAGGATGTTTAAAATTCCTCCAAGAGCATAATTATTATGAGAAGGTTGCGGGCAGCGTGTAAACTGCCAATACAATACAATCTTTTGATATCTGGAATTGTGAAGTTTTGGGTTTTATTTTTTGCCCCTACTGTACACGTACAGAGATGACCACTATTGTCTCTGGAAGATCACAATTACTCACAATTACGCACGACATATGCTCTGTAATACTGTACTTAAATCAATCATGGATAGTTCTAATTGTGGCATCCGGCATCATCAAACATAACTTCAAGTCCGATATTGCATATACATGTGCAATTCATCGATTTATTGTTCACAGTCCATAGACATAAAATATCATTCAATGGCGTCATCAGTTGTGCTTAAAGCCCTACTGTTTTGTAGCAGTATGTTGAAGAGCAAAAACAAGCCATTGTAATTCTGTCCTGACAtaaaagtacactcaagaaaaacgatgttatttatcatagtgattaaGAAGTCACATTCAAATATataatatgccccaccaacattagacaactatacagaaaaacTAAAATTGCGTTAAGAAGTAAAtgaaatcaatgatgagagaatagtcagatgAACTGACagctgacacagacatggtggtgtAGCAGGAAGATGGGCATGTCATGAACCAAGCGGttgtgaggacatgttgaatcaTAATTACtatataaatgaacatgcaccatTTAAATCAACTAAATTGAAAAGATTTCATGTTATAAGCTGTGAGTAATCAGTTGCACAACCATTTTTAGTTAAGATTCCCAAATAGTAGTTTCTAGTCGAATGAAGGTATGAGTTGAGCAAACGTCATTTTAAATTGACCGAATGTTTGACAACGTTTTCCCAAGTTGGAGCTTGGTTTGGACCAACTCAATTATTTTTGTTCAGGTAACACTTGAGCGGAAAACTTGAGTAAACAGAAAAAAGGCTGTGCAACAAGTTACTTAATAATAATTCGTTGAAATAACTcgagttgtgttgttgttgttttttttacagtgaaTTTATCTACAACAACAGCTCAATAGAAAAGGGAGTCGAAAGGGAGTAGAAGGTGTAAAAACGCAACGCATAGATACAcaacactatatactatacagatAATCAAACAGCAAAAAAAGCAATGTGTAAGAGTAAGTGCTAGAACCTTTGGCTGATGATGCTTTGAGAAACAAACAGGTGACTTGTTCACAGAGCAGCAGACGGTCAATAAAATGGTAACGAATAGAACGGTGCTTTAATGGTGAAATGGGGTCAGGCGTAGAGATGAGAGGCATAACAGGAGGAAATCAAATGCCACTGATTATGTCACAGGTAATAGGTTTTATTAGGAGCATCAATGGGAAAGACTGGGGAATAGCGGAGCCATTTAGGAtaacatcccactgggcaaaaactagtagaatcaacattgtttccacgccATTTCAACCCCACAAAATGATGTGATGACATTGattcaacatggaaaactgattggatcaaCTTAAAAGCATTTCATGTTTTTTTCACCCAAATTTTTACcgaaatccaatgacatggtgacattttttgttgaattcacattagttgagaactgagtggcgcagtggtataaaggcactgcatctcaatgcaaggggtgtcactacagtccctggttcaaatccaggctgtatcacatctggctgttgttgggagtcccgtaggatcgactggggtaggccgtcattgtaaatacatatttgttgtttaactgacttgcctaattaaataaaggttaaataaatgtttaaaaaaaaatcttaactaGATTTTGATCTGGCGTCTCTGCCCAGTGTGATGTTAAGTAAGAAAGACACACATTGTACACACAAATGGCggtcagtgccatttaagatgagggaggacacacctttcttttcatgagcatggccttatttctcttacagcatattggatggctGTCATTCACATTCCGTTCACCCAATgcaacattgataggtttaggtttctacatgatactcaaattttccctatacccatcatgaggttgctacaaactAGCCTaggaatgaaagtttacaacgtaggtgcacactgGTCGAGAGAACATTTTAAGGTGACAGaaagtgacacatggacagacagtgacgcattcaatactgccttgcacactaGCCTGCATCTAGCtcatctagggtgtaatcattagtccaacagttgcaaacagaGTGTTTCTATCGGACAAATTCAGGAAAGTTTGTCCCCGTTTCgttctgtttgcttctgtttaagaaacatttttcaactgaATTTTGctaaatgaatacacccctgatcacacgtaaacacagttccctttcatagcagccacgttgtattccttctcgcatctatgcgctctcctcttCTTACCTTTTCACTTCGCTTGTGGACTCCAATCCACAACACACCGGCAAAATCTAAGacctaaaatctaaaatctaaagcctatttactctgttccatctgactgcttAATCCATTGTCTCATCAGACCTGCCAGGGAATGTATGaatttgatctccactataaaaagcatgtagacattatctcacatatcttttagactaacatttagttttcaatgTCGGAAATTTGTATGAACCTTGTTG
This sequence is a window from Oncorhynchus tshawytscha isolate Ot180627B linkage group LG34, Otsh_v2.0, whole genome shotgun sequence. Protein-coding genes within it:
- the LOC112231715 gene encoding alpha-1D adrenergic receptor translates to MTYSNLMNESNDGIYFEKALNESFLDQILFTDNSTNSTSCKNITLDPQVIAVGVFLSVFILVAIVGNILVILSVLCNRHLQTVTNFFIVNLAIADLLLSIIVLPFSASLEVLGCWVFGRIFCNVWAAVDVLCCTASILSLCIISIDRYIGVKHCLKYPTIMTEKKAAVILVLVWVSSMVISIGPLLGWKEPPPTDESVCSITEEPGYALFSSLFSFYLPLMVILVMYFRVYVVARRTTKSLEAGVKRERNKSIEVVLRIHCRSMLEDTSKSKNHPFRSSLSVRLMKFSREKKAAKTLAIVVGMFILCWLPFFFVLPLGSFFPALKPSDMVFKVIFWLGYFNSCINPVIYPCSSKEFQRAFTRLLRCQCHRRRRVLRRFYNQRWRTAVKGPHHQGIGGREMDIMGISNARVTDCQPEYTLNHESCGSSHYYKGSKGPSLSFKGWSLFPPLQKSSFQLKEKMNNLSNKIKGGPGGKGGVAAPALARTEIDTVSMGIYNDVAEQSCYQIYDLTECYGLKETDI